One Campylobacter concisus genomic region harbors:
- the pyrF gene encoding orotidine-5'-phosphate decarboxylase, which yields MRLCVALDMASREENLALASELKGLDLWLKVGLRSYLRDGAKFIEELKELGNFKIFLDLKLYDIPNTMADAAEVVSKIGVDMINVHASAGERAMKTVMDRLAGLGSRPLVLAVSALTSFSESEFDAVYNDTIARAVRKFSQMSFEAGLDGMVCSVFESKLIKDVTNEKFITLCPGVRPFGESAGDQKRVANLVSAKQEGSDFIVVGRPIYENANPREICERILEQI from the coding sequence GTGAGGCTCTGCGTCGCACTTGATATGGCTAGTCGTGAAGAGAATTTAGCCCTTGCTAGCGAGCTAAAAGGGCTTGATCTTTGGCTAAAAGTAGGGCTTAGAAGCTATCTTAGGGATGGGGCAAAATTTATAGAAGAGTTAAAAGAACTTGGAAATTTTAAAATTTTCCTCGATCTAAAGCTCTATGATATCCCAAATACGATGGCAGATGCGGCTGAAGTCGTCTCAAAAATCGGCGTAGATATGATAAATGTGCATGCTAGCGCTGGTGAACGCGCGATGAAGACAGTTATGGATAGGCTAGCTGGTCTTGGAAGCCGTCCTTTGGTGCTCGCAGTATCGGCACTTACTAGCTTTAGTGAGAGCGAATTTGACGCTGTTTATAACGATACGATCGCAAGAGCTGTTAGAAAATTTAGCCAGATGAGTTTTGAAGCAGGACTTGATGGAATGGTCTGTTCTGTTTTTGAAAGCAAGCTCATTAAAGATGTAACAAATGAAAAATTTATCACTCTTTGCCCTGGCGTTAGGCCTTTTGGAGAGAGTGCTGGAGATCAAAAAAGAGTAGCAAACTTAGTGAGTGCAAAGCAAGAGGGTAGCGACTTTATCGTTGTTGGTAGGCCGATTTATGAAAATGCAAATCCAAGAGAAATTTGTGAACGAATTTTGGAGCAAATTTAA
- a CDS encoding DMT family transporter, producing MQTKGFLWVLGGAVAECGWAYGLKHTQSAVEFALTAALVCVSFVSFIKALKYIPISVAYTVFVGLGAFFIVAAESVSEYTSSGQAPDPLRLFFIATLVAGVLGLKRLKS from the coding sequence ATGCAAACTAAGGGATTTTTGTGGGTATTAGGCGGCGCGGTCGCCGAGTGCGGCTGGGCGTACGGACTAAAACACACCCAAAGCGCCGTAGAATTCGCGCTTACTGCCGCGTTAGTCTGCGTTAGCTTCGTGTCGTTTATAAAGGCTTTAAAATATATCCCCATTAGCGTCGCGTATACCGTATTCGTGGGGCTTGGAGCGTTTTTTATCGTGGCCGCCGAAAGCGTTAGCGAATACACCTCAAGCGGCCAGGCGCCCGATCCCTTGCGGCTATTTTTCATAGCGACGCTAGTTGCGGGCGTGCTAGGACTAAAAAGGCTAAAATCTTGA
- the kdsA gene encoding 3-deoxy-8-phosphooctulonate synthase has protein sequence MILIAGPCVIESEQLVFDVAKRLVKFNEDKRIDFYFKSSFDKANRTSISSFRGPGLEKGCEILAKVKKEFGFKILTDIHESYQASPVGEVADVLQIPAFLCRQTDLLVAAAKTKSVVNIKKGQFLAASAMKHSVKKVLETRGVKGEGYEVAKQNGVWLTERGSTFGYGNLVVDMRNLVLMREFAPVIFDATHSVQMPSALGEKSGGDARFVPYLARAAAAAGVDGFFYETHINPCEALCDGPNMLNLDELDANIAQIFKIKQALGDAN, from the coding sequence ATGATACTAATAGCAGGGCCTTGCGTCATCGAGAGCGAGCAGCTTGTCTTTGACGTGGCAAAAAGGCTAGTAAAATTTAACGAAGATAAGCGGATAGATTTTTATTTCAAATCAAGCTTTGACAAGGCAAATCGCACGAGTATAAGCTCGTTTCGCGGGCCCGGACTTGAAAAAGGGTGCGAAATTTTAGCTAAGGTAAAAAAAGAATTCGGTTTTAAAATTTTGACCGATATTCACGAGAGCTATCAGGCTAGTCCTGTAGGCGAGGTCGCGGACGTGCTGCAAATACCTGCATTTTTATGCCGCCAGACCGATCTGCTCGTGGCTGCGGCTAAGACAAAATCGGTCGTAAATATCAAAAAAGGGCAGTTTTTAGCGGCGTCTGCGATGAAGCATTCGGTCAAAAAAGTGCTAGAAACGCGCGGCGTAAAGGGCGAGGGATACGAGGTCGCTAAACAAAACGGCGTATGGCTAACGGAGCGAGGCAGCACCTTCGGCTACGGAAATTTAGTCGTAGATATGCGAAATTTGGTGCTAATGCGCGAATTTGCGCCGGTGATTTTCGACGCGACTCACAGCGTGCAGATGCCGTCGGCTTTGGGTGAGAAAAGCGGCGGGGACGCGAGATTCGTGCCGTATCTAGCGCGAGCTGCGGCGGCTGCTGGCGTGGACGGATTTTTCTATGAGACGCATATTAATCCTTGCGAGGCGCTTTGCGACGGGCCGAATATGCTAAATTTGGACGAGCTAGACGCAAATATCGCTCAAATTTTTAAGATAAAGCAAGCTCTTGGCGATGCAAACTAA
- a CDS encoding DMT family transporter has translation MLKRFYISHLGIFYMLFACFMFAVTGAFAKYLSKDMPSIEVVFFRNLIGLFIVIYAIYRFPFKQAGGHFFLLMFRGFVGTVALFAFFYNVAHVNLATAFTFQKTNPIFTAILAAFIFKERLSSLGWFAVFLGFGGILLVIQPNLGISKTDIIGVWSGLGAAIAYTSVKELNKSYGTNVIVLSFMLWGSFLPLICMGLAEFFTYEPLDFLFSKFSIPSWYNVVFILLMGLSGYFFQSYMTKAFAVGKKAGVIAAVSYADVIFTLIIGYFMGDALPNHLALIGIILVVVSGILVVKEK, from the coding sequence ATGTTAAAAAGGTTTTATATTTCGCATCTTGGCATTTTTTATATGCTCTTTGCTTGCTTTATGTTTGCTGTTACTGGCGCATTTGCAAAGTATCTTAGCAAGGATATGCCATCTATCGAAGTTGTATTTTTTAGAAATCTAATAGGTCTTTTTATCGTCATTTATGCCATTTATAGATTTCCATTTAAGCAAGCCGGCGGACATTTTTTCTTGCTGATGTTTCGTGGTTTTGTGGGCACGGTCGCACTTTTTGCTTTTTTTTACAATGTCGCTCATGTAAATTTGGCCACAGCTTTTACATTTCAAAAGACAAATCCAATCTTTACAGCCATCCTCGCAGCTTTTATTTTCAAAGAGCGTCTAAGCTCACTTGGCTGGTTTGCTGTATTTTTGGGATTTGGTGGAATTTTGCTTGTCATCCAGCCAAATTTAGGCATAAGCAAGACTGATATTATCGGTGTTTGGAGTGGCCTTGGTGCGGCGATAGCATACACAAGCGTAAAGGAGCTAAACAAGAGTTACGGCACGAACGTTATCGTGCTAAGTTTTATGCTTTGGGGCTCGTTTTTGCCACTTATTTGTATGGGTTTGGCAGAATTTTTCACCTATGAGCCACTTGATTTTTTGTTTTCAAAATTTAGCATACCAAGCTGGTATAACGTTGTTTTTATCTTGCTAATGGGGCTTAGCGGATATTTTTTTCAGTCGTACATGACAAAGGCGTTCGCGGTTGGTAAAAAGGCTGGTGTGATCGCTGCGGTTAGCTACGCAGACGTTATTTTCACGCTTATAATTGGCTATTTTATGGGCGATGCGTTACCAAATCACCTAGCACTTATAGGTATCATACTTGTCGTGGTTAGTGGAATTTTAGTTGTGAAAGAAAAATAA
- the ribH gene encoding 6,7-dimethyl-8-ribityllumazine synthase, whose protein sequence is MKIIEGNLALKGGEKIAIVGARFNHIITDRLVEGARDAFLRHGGDEANLSLILVPGAFEIPMALEKALASGKFDAVCCVGAVIRGSTPHFDYVSAETTKGIANVTLKYGKPVTFGVLTVDSIEQAIERAGSKAGNKGFEAMTGVIEMLSLYKNLEA, encoded by the coding sequence ATGAAAATAATCGAAGGAAATTTGGCTTTAAAAGGCGGCGAGAAGATCGCTATAGTGGGCGCGAGATTTAACCACATCATCACTGATAGGCTGGTCGAGGGCGCGAGGGACGCGTTTTTGCGCCACGGCGGCGATGAGGCGAATTTGAGCCTCATTTTGGTGCCGGGCGCGTTTGAGATACCGATGGCGCTAGAAAAGGCGCTAGCTAGCGGTAAATTTGATGCGGTTTGCTGCGTGGGGGCGGTGATCCGCGGCTCTACGCCTCACTTTGACTACGTGAGCGCCGAGACCACCAAGGGCATCGCAAATGTCACGCTAAAATACGGCAAGCCTGTGACATTTGGCGTGCTAACGGTCGATAGCATCGAGCAAGCCATCGAGCGAGCGGGCTCAAAGGCCGGAAATAAGGGCTTTGAAGCGATGACGGGCGTAATCGAGATGCTAAGCTTATATAAAAATTTGGAGGCGTAA
- a CDS encoding DMT family transporter — translation MIHVLALLAAGCCEVSGVFFLTKFQKSVGVKKAANFLILTANFALSLWLLSYAMQAMAMSVAYAIWTGIGAIGAVGVGVVFNGEKMSAQKTFYLSLITLSAVMLKII, via the coding sequence TTGATACACGTTTTAGCTCTTTTGGCGGCCGGGTGCTGCGAGGTTTCGGGCGTGTTTTTTCTAACCAAATTTCAAAAAAGCGTCGGCGTGAAAAAAGCGGCGAATTTTTTGATTTTAACCGCAAATTTCGCCCTTTCGCTCTGGCTTTTGAGCTACGCGATGCAGGCGATGGCGATGTCGGTAGCATACGCGATCTGGACTGGTATCGGAGCGATCGGAGCCGTGGGCGTCGGAGTGGTTTTTAACGGCGAAAAAATGAGCGCGCAAAAGACGTTTTATCTATCGCTAATAACGCTAAGCGCGGTAATGTTAAAGATAATCTAA
- the nusB gene encoding transcription antitermination factor NusB — protein MATRHQVRQAVVSLLYSNEINPVTAAFEEEFLEEKKIRNERKSEAQQTFKEVLANKEKLDEILKPYLKDGDFSKVGATELAILRLGLYEMKFSQTDKAVIINEAIELAKELGSDQAPKFINGVLDKLKGDL, from the coding sequence ATGGCGACTCGTCATCAGGTTAGGCAGGCCGTCGTTTCGCTACTATACTCAAACGAGATAAATCCGGTAACTGCTGCATTTGAAGAGGAATTTTTAGAAGAGAAAAAGATAAGAAACGAGCGAAAAAGTGAGGCGCAGCAGACTTTTAAAGAGGTGCTCGCAAATAAAGAAAAACTAGATGAAATTTTAAAGCCATATCTAAAAGACGGCGATTTTAGCAAGGTTGGTGCGACTGAGCTTGCCATTCTTAGACTTGGGCTTTATGAGATGAAATTTAGCCAAACTGATAAGGCTGTCATCATAAACGAAGCGATCGAGCTTGCGAAAGAGCTTGGAAGTGATCAGGCGCCAAAATTTATAAACGGCGTACTTGATAAGCTAAAGGGCGATCTGTGA